The window AGTGCAACAGTTTTTGTTTTCAGAGTCAGAAAAGCTCTGCAGCAAGACAAACAAAACACACGCATGAACAAAGTGACGCAAGAGGcatgagtaaataaataaataaatacatcttCTGTAACATTTCTCCAGTAACTCCTGGAGGTAAAAAACACCTCCATTCTCACTGATCTGAACTCTCTCTCTCCACCTGGACAATCAAACCAAGTGATCCCACCTGTCTAGGTGGAGTCTGTGGGAGGATTTAGGCCTGGTGTCTGCCTCCTTTGGATGTTTCGCTGATGTGCGTGATTGGTCACACCTGAGAGCCACCTTCAGGTAAGCAGTcaaacataaaacagcagagcACTTTATGGATTCTGTCATTCATAATTTTGCttggcagcagcagcaccatcagcaGCTAGTGGGTCTGTTTGTGGAGGCTGGCAAAGTAAAAGCAGGTCAGCTTTGGTAGCTGGAGGTGTGAGAGCTGCAGCAGCCATGCTTGCTGGATTCCTAATTACAAGGTACTGGgattaaatacaaaataaaaggCTGGATttccagtaaaaaaaaattgaGCTATTTGCTTTTTTTTCCAGACTATTGCTGGTTTGCTTGTTGAGTGATGTCAACTACAAGTCTGTTTTTGCATCAGGTGAGTTTGAATTGATCTTTCTAATCTGAAATCTCTAAATCTGACCTTTAAAAAGATCTACCTGAATCCCATCTTAAAAGTGAATGTTGTGGAAAAGGCTAATTAACATTTCTTAACATTCCCTAACCCTAATCTTGATAATTTTGTTGACAGCTCAACAGGTAGTGCATCCTCGGGTGTGGCAAGGTGCCCAGGCCCCGCATGACTACCTGATTCCTCACCATGTCCACCAGGTGCAGGCTCCTGAAGCTCAGGAGAACCCCTGGTTAAAGCTGGTGGAGAGTCTCGTGAAAGACCATCAGAGCCCAAAATCTCCGAATATAAAAAAGCAGCCAGCTAAATATCCAGCTGGGCTGGTGGCCTCACCAGCACAACCGGGTGTGGAGCCCAAGAAAATCGAACTCGACATAAACATACCTCTGCACTACATCTTCAAAGGATTTTCCCCGTTAAAAGATCTCAAACGGCTTCATGATGTAAAAGATTTTTATTTGTCTCAAAGCAGAGTTCCACATCTGGAAGACATAAGCATTCCCACCAGGTCTGACCAGAGGGGTTTAATCAACCCTTTGAAAAGAAAAAGCACCAGTGAAAACCCGGGTTTTCACATCAAACCGACCGCTCCCATCCAGAACCTTCGAGACAAGGGTTTGAATCTGCACAGACTGGGACAAATGTACCAAGACCAGCTGGAACTAGTCAAACGAGGCTTACCTGAGACTGTGCCCAATTGGCCAATCTTGCATCATGTTGTCAGACCCCATCATGGTAAAGTCCAAAACCTACAGACCCCAGAATCCTCGTGCTGCCACCAAGCCCAGCTTCAGCGTCATTGGACCctcctccgtaattttctctttcCTCAGACCCCCCGTGATCCTTCTGCAGGATCCCAGCAGGTCCTCGCAAGACCCAATCTTCCTCGGGTACTCTTCAGTCCTCCAGCTAACCCAAATCCTGCTCCAGCACAACGCTGGACAGAACGGGCTCCACCAGAGCTGCAAGGTTTTCAACAGTCTGCAGGCCTGCAGAGTCTAAACTATCAAAACAAACCGCAGATCGTGGTTCCAGATCGAAACCGGCCGCCTGACAACTCCATGGTGAATCCACAATTCAACCCCCGAGCATCTCTATGCTCTCAAAGGCAGAACAAGCCAATCCAGTGGTTAACGTGCCCGAGGTTCTACGAGAAGTAGTATCCTGCACCTTCAGAGCTCCAGCTGAAAATGGTCCACAGAGTAGACGGAGGAAATCTGGGCAAAGGACAGATGAACTTTTAAACTCATGTTtgcaataataaacttcatctctGAATATTTCAAACCTGGCTCATTAATACAAGTTCTCAAGATCGCATCTTAAGTTGTAATAAATGGATTTTGGTTTAGAAGCTGTCTCCTGTACTTCTGTTGGACTGTTGCAACAAATGGTTTCCAAATGAAAGTTTAAGGACTTCAGATGCCAGTTGTAAGGATAAGAACTGGAAAATCAATAAAGTGGCTTGTTTTGGGGACATGGTTGACTGCAGAACGTATGAAATGGATGATTCAGAAGTGTGAACATTCCGCATGACCATGAATGTTTGGTCCTTGATGCATTCGTTGTGTTTCCATTCCTGGAACTACGGGAAACTGACCGGGACGTCTCAgctgtctccattcaaattcagcacTTAGCTCAGACGTTGGCATATGGCGACCACTTTGGCAGTGCCAAAGAGCATCTACTGCAACATTAAGAGCATTTATTCTATGGAAGAAACTCCTTTAATCCAGAGGATGAGAGCTGCTGTGATGTGAAATGTGGCATTGACCAGaactgcagttttttttttttacagcggtCAGTGAGGCAAAGCCCCATTAAATGGTTGTGGGGGAGTTTCCCTGTGTAAGGGTTTACAATGTGAGATTTGGGGTTTAATTATGATCAGTAAGGTTtgatgtcgtcttcctccgcttatccgggtccgggtcgcgacggcagcatcccaactagggagctccataccgtcctctccccggccagctcctccggcaggaccccaaggcgttcccggaccagattggagatgtaacctctccaacgtgtcctgggtcgacccgggggcctcctgccggcaggacatgcccgaaacacctccccagggaggcgtccaggaggcatcctgaccagatgcccaaaccacctcaactgactcctttcgatccggaggagcagcggttctactccgagtccctcccgaatgtccgagctcctcaccctatctctaaggctgagcccggccaccctacggaggaaactcgtttcggccgcttgtatccgcgatctcgttctttcggtcatcacccaaagctcatgaccataggtgaggattgggacgtagatcgaccggtaaatcgagagcctggctttctggctcagctccctcttcaccacgacagaccggctcagcgtccgcatcactgcagacgccgaaccaatccgcctgtcgatctcccgatccctcctaccctcactcgtgaacaagaccccgagatacttaaactcctccacttgaggtaggacctctccctcgacccggaggtggcaatgaggtttgattctatataaatataggatatcaccctgattgatctttgtttagccagaagaatttaggattctttgcttgttcagggaccataaacacacttcgtattaattcagagtcaattatataattaaaaataaactttattttctagactaattatataCATGACAAGCTATCAACGACTTTCTGtgatggatggaatgtgatgtgtgtgatgtttatcagaaccttgtatctggaagaaactggtCTGCTATGAACTAGAAGTTGGTTATTAACAAAAcgacatcagacaccagtatgcaggtctACCATATCCTTGTAGGAGTTgttcccggcggtccggaggtttgcggtcagagtggtgaggtcaccggacgtcgagaccacgatcctcagagattagtagcttcctctgagttcaagcTTCCCTGGCCATGGGATACAACccgggtctgcagattaggtgtccaagaTGGATGTCTGAGCGTTGCTGTGGCTCTGAAAACAGCTGTTgtgtgtaatcacttgcagctttGTGGCAAGGTTTTGACTGAAGGTCTAAGAGATGTTGTTtcaaaaaggcttctctcctttgGCCGAATGGAggtgtcagctagaaactgaataacTCGGGAAGTCCTCCTAGTTTTATTAATCTAGAGTTTATCATTCTTGCGAGTCAGAATTTGACGTGTTGTAGTCtcctaccaacatccctcagaaaccacGCCTTCATCACACACAAGAATGTTCTCGTTCtgtggataaaggatctttatgtGCTTTAACCTTGTGtcctgggcgacggtggcacaggagttaagcactcgccccgtaatcggaaggttgcaggttcgagccccgctcagtctgtcgctgtcgttgtgtccttgggcaagacttaaccctcctccttgcctgctggtggtggtcggagggaccggtggcgccagtgctcggcagcctcgcctctgtcagcgcgccccagggcagctgtggctacatcgtagctcatccccaccagtgtgtgaatgtgtgtgtgaatgggtgaataactgactgtgttgtaaagcgccttggggggttccaggactctagaaggcgctg is drawn from Nothobranchius furzeri strain GRZ-AD chromosome 4, NfurGRZ-RIMD1, whole genome shotgun sequence and contains these coding sequences:
- the LOC107388568 gene encoding uncharacterized protein translates to MLAGFLITRLLLVCLLSDVNYKSVFASAQQVVHPRVWQGAQAPHDYLIPHHVHQVQAPEAQENPWLKLVESLVKDHQSPKSPNIKKQPAKYPAGLVASPAQPGVEPKKIELDINIPLHYIFKGFSPLKDLKRLHDVKDFYLSQSRVPHLEDISIPTRSDQRGLINPLKRKSTSENPGFHIKPTAPIQNLRDKGLNLHRLGQMYQDQLELVKRGLPETVPNWPILHHVVRPHHGKVQNLQTPESSCCHQAQLQRHWTLLRNFLFPQTPRDPSAGSQQVLARPNLPRVLFSPPANPNPAPAQRWTERAPPELQGFQQSAGLQSLNYQNKPQIVVPDRNRPPDNSMVNPQFNPRASLCSQRQNKPIQWLTCPRFYEK